A single genomic interval of Leptospira sp. WS60.C2 harbors:
- a CDS encoding bile acid:sodium symporter family protein, translating into MFNRIAKQIVNAFPFVLLGIAGIGFLEPEKLSWFKGPWITYSLGLIMLGMGLSLEVEDFLRIFKQPKPILIGTVLQYTIMPLLGYSLGYLFHLPESYAVGLILVSCCPGGTASNVITFLAKANVPLSVTLTSVSTILGILFTPMLVAFFIGSRLEIDRLGLVVTTIQVILLPVGLGLVFKSSFPSLTEKTKDLFPVLSVILIAMIVASIIASGKETILSSDYRIFLAVISLHIGGFGLGGFFAWILTRDAKISQTISIEVGMQNSGLGAVLAKTHFLDPNTAIPSALSSLTHSLLGSLFATYFRKESKKPAIVD; encoded by the coding sequence GTGTTCAATCGTATCGCCAAACAAATCGTCAATGCCTTCCCATTCGTGTTACTGGGGATCGCTGGGATTGGGTTTTTAGAACCTGAAAAACTTTCTTGGTTTAAAGGACCTTGGATCACCTATAGTTTAGGTCTCATTATGCTGGGAATGGGACTTTCTTTGGAAGTGGAAGACTTTCTTCGCATTTTTAAACAACCAAAACCTATCCTCATAGGAACAGTCTTGCAATATACCATCATGCCTTTGTTAGGTTACTCTCTTGGGTATTTGTTTCATTTGCCTGAAAGTTATGCTGTGGGCCTTATCCTTGTTTCATGTTGTCCTGGAGGTACGGCATCAAATGTCATCACCTTCCTTGCAAAAGCCAATGTTCCCCTCAGTGTCACATTAACTTCTGTTTCTACCATTTTAGGAATTCTTTTCACACCAATGCTCGTTGCGTTTTTCATTGGGAGTCGATTGGAGATTGATCGGCTTGGGCTTGTAGTTACCACCATTCAGGTGATTCTTTTGCCTGTTGGATTAGGGCTCGTTTTCAAATCGTCTTTCCCAAGTCTCACGGAAAAAACAAAAGACCTGTTTCCTGTCTTGTCTGTGATTCTCATTGCGATGATTGTCGCCTCCATCATCGCCAGTGGCAAAGAAACCATTCTATCCTCTGATTACAGAATCTTCTTGGCTGTGATTTCTTTGCATATCGGTGGGTTTGGACTGGGTGGTTTTTTTGCCTGGATTCTCACGAGAGATGCCAAAATCTCACAAACCATCTCCATAGAGGTGGGAATGCAGAATTCGGGGCTAGGGGCCGTACTTGCCAAGACGCATTTTCTCGATCCGAACACGGCAATCCCAAGTGCTCTTTCGAGTCTTACACATTCCTTACTCGGAAGTCTCTTTGCGACCTATTTCCGAAAGGAATCGAAAAAACCTGCTATTGTCGATTGA